The Anopheles moucheti chromosome 3, idAnoMoucSN_F20_07, whole genome shotgun sequence genome contains the following window.
TGTCCAACGTTTGATGGAAATTATGATCATCCTATGTGGCTCCGACCGTTCTTCCTTCGttggaatgaaattaaatgcaaattgAGTGATTGCTAGAAAGGGCGGAGGGGACCAGAATGGTAGCAACTTCGGAGACAGCAGAGTTTATGTTGTGAGCTGGGATACGATAGAACTAAACTTCAACCAAACCTATCTAGTAAAGAATTTAATAGAAAATGGAAGGTGCGAGACAGATGCAATCGATGTTTATGGTAAGCTTTAAGGAGTTCTGCGGGCGAACTAGTAATAAGACATAGGTAAAGAACTTATTAGTATTACATTCTTCTTAGCAGTATACAAAAATACCTTACAACGTGTCGTCGAAATTGACAACTGATACACTTAAtaggttatttttattttaaaattatcccattacaattatttattggtcaactgggcgtctccatgacATTGAGTACATTAGTTAATCTAACACAATCCTATCGTAGATTTAAATCTATTCTTTAAATTTCAGCCTAGGTACGATTTTATGAGTCCCATTAAATTTTGGAACCGACAGTAAATTATTCGTCATTCTTAAGATCATTACAACGTACGGCATCCATATCCAATCCCCCGAAGGAAGGACAGACTATCCTGCTACTACATGGTAAAATAGGTCTAGTCCCGAcatggcaggcatgacctagtagatcgttacgccaagacGAGAGCGAAAAAAGTTATTTACAAATACGTTAGCTAATAGTTAGGATAAGAAATATTAATTGTATAAATGCCTTTCCTTGCCGCAAACGGTTGGTTAAACTATTCCCATAAAATTGATTAATCTACAGGACAATAGAAGGCCAATAGAATGCACCGTTACAAACcagggtatttttttttatttcagtttcTAATGTCTGTTGCTATTAAAATACTAAAAATCGACATATAACTGCAATAATGGCCAGTGCTCTTATCTGACGTCAAATAACGCTACTGTCATTCCAGACAATTTTGGTCGTGTAATCGCGGCATAGCAAGTGTCAAACAACCGTTCAGCCCTTTTTTATAACTTTGTTTACATCCAATCTTCGTTCATTCAGCCGGAAACGTTGaataagcaaaaaggtgataaTGTTGTTTGTTAATATTGCTTATTTGGGTTaaagttgtttaatttatatcGTTTTCTGATcgattataattttgtttagaTGGCGTCCACAGTGGAACAGCCTAACCGGATAAATCCCACCTTAGAAGAACTCGCGGAGGAAAAACGGAAATTTCGATATCGAGGTAACCATGAGGGAtcttcaccacaaaaacaaattatagtAAGCAGTGGTTAACCTGTTGTTCATTTCGCTTCTTCGAATCATACCAAATCTAGCGGGTGCGTTTCTGGCAGCAGTCGGTTCAACGGCAGCCGTAGCTGGATTCAGTAAAGCAATCATGTCGGCGAAGAAATCGGACCCGAAGTATTTCGATAAAGGCCTGCACGGAAGCTTAGCGCTGCATGAGGCTGGTACGAGTTTGGCATTGCGAGCACTCGGCTGGGGTACACTGTATGCAATCCTTGGAACGGGAACTCTTTGCTACGGAATATGGAAGCTAAGCGGGGCGAGCAATGTAAGAACTGCTGCATTACAAGATGATACCGATTGGTAATGGCTTTTGAACAAATTTTTCTTACAGATGGAAGACTTTCGTGAATCAGTCGGTAAAGCATTGCCCCGAGTTCCTCGCAACGATCCACCAACGAGCCGTACTGAGTTTGAAGGGTTAACCGATCTCATGCAATACCTTACGACATGGGGAAaggacgagaaaaatgtttcttcctTGCCGAACAAGCAGTCTAGTCCGTAGGGAATGTATTAAGTAATTTGGAAATCGCAGATCGAACCGAAAAGCTTAGCTGTAGTACGCCATTTCAGTGGCAACGCGGAATTCAATGTAAATAGAGAGTCAATGTATATAGTAATCCAAGTAATGAGATATTTATTTGTGCGATATGAgaattttaaaacatgcaataataatttctggtaacggaaacaaacattaatgGCCACTTCAAACATAGCACCAATTCGACTCTCTTCTATCATCAGGCACACTTCCGGTTGTGGTGGAGGAAGAATTCACATCTGAATTGTTTAGATTCGTAACAATGTTACCATTCTTTGGTCCAAGTTTACTTCAACATTAACAAGCTATTGCTTAGCAGATCGTTCGTTCTGGAAATGGCAAAGAAGCTGGAAACAGTTACATCACATCAAAACCAACGGCGCAATTTCAAACTTACGTATTAATCAACGTGTCGTTTGCAGCAATTAAATCATCCACATCCGGACCATCATTCACGCAAGCCCGATTACTCTCGAAGCTTTCATTCGAAACGGACGATTGCAGTGGAGTCATTGGGCCACCGACCAGAAACTTTGGTTTACTGGTATTAGGTCGCGTCCGGTTAAAAGCAAACACAGGCGTCATATCGTCAAAGTCGACAAAACAAGAAGCACCATTCGTCCCATTCGATAGCTCTCCGTTACTAGTCGCGGTTTGGTGAGAATTGT
Protein-coding sequences here:
- the LOC128301462 gene encoding transmembrane protein 242 produces the protein MASTVEQPNRINPTLEELAEEKRKFRYRAGAFLAAVGSTAAVAGFSKAIMSAKKSDPKYFDKGLHGSLALHEAGTSLALRALGWGTLYAILGTGTLCYGIWKLSGASNMEDFRESVGKALPRVPRNDPPTSRTEFEGLTDLMQYLTTWGKDEKNVSSLPNKQSSP